Genomic DNA from Haloplanus sp. HW8-1:
CACGAGGGGTTCGGCGCTCCGGTAGCCCCACGCCGCCTCGCCGAAGCGTTCGGTGAACGCGAGCAAACGAGGGGGTTTGCGGTCCTCGCCGGGGCCGGACTGGAGAGCGAAGGCGTGTCCACTCGCGGCGGCGGTGACCGCCCCCTCGCCGACGTACGAACACCAGCGAGGATCGGGCGAACCCTCCGTCCGGTCGAGTGCGAACGTCGCGTCGCCGGCCTCACCCGGACGCTCGACGGCGTAGACGGTCTCCGGCGTAACGACCGGTGTCGAGTAAGTACGGCCTCCCCCCCGATCGACGGTCCAGCGTTCCGTTCCGTCGTCGAGATCGACTCCGACGACCCCCTCGTAGGTGCCGAGGTGGACGGTCCCGTCGGCGACGACGGGGTGTGACTCGGGCCCGACGGACGACGACCAGAGCCGGTCGCCGGTCGCGGCGTCCAGGCCGAGTAGTTCCTCGCCGGCGACGACGACGACCCCCCCGGTTACGGCCGGGAGCGATCCGCCACTCGTCGCGGCCGCCCACCGTCGCCGGCCGGCGGCGACATCGAGTGCGACCAGTTCGTCGCCGGTCGGTACGAACACCACGCCGTCAGCGACGACCGGCGTCCCCGTCGGCGTGACGTCGGTGGTACGCCACCGCTCCGTCCCGTCGTCGACGCGGAGGGCGACGACGCCGTCCGCGGCGGGGACGTACGCGGTGTCGCCGTTGAGGACCGGCG
This window encodes:
- a CDS encoding PQQ-binding-like beta-propeller repeat protein is translated as MPSIERRTFLGTVAAGVVAGLGGCSSSCPDSDPPEPATTLGTGEADRGFDTLPGGSWPTPRFDTANTGFAPSRRPPTTAPALRWRTTLPAPPVDDATTDVSPPTVAGDRVFVTTGEGAFGLSLREGRERWRYGDLSPATVDSAGSYGRSLAPPVLNGDTAYVPAADGVVALRVDDGTERWRTTDVTPTGTPVVADGVVFVPTGDELVALDVAAGRRRWAAATSGGSLPAVTGGVVVVAGEELLGLDAATGDRLWSSSVGPESHPVVADGTVHLGTYEGVVGVDLDDGTERWTVDRGGGRTYSTPVVTPETVYAVERPGEAGDATFALDRTEGSPDPRWCSYVGEGAVTAAASGHAFALQSGPGEDRKPPRLLAFTERFGEAAWGYRSAEPLVSPALLDGGVVTATRRGTVVAVGGE